One window from the genome of Metabacillus flavus encodes:
- a CDS encoding O-methyltransferase, which yields MLDQKLQIYMESMIPERPPAIQEMEIYAREHGVPIMEAAGMEVLLQFLRIHSPHRILEIGTAIGYSAIRMASAVPKASIVSIERDQERYDQALLRIEQMGLSSRIRVHFGDALELSDAIRSEGPYGALFIDAAKGQYQRFFELYEPMLTEGGMIITDNILFKGLVAEEQDQIENKRIRSLVKKIAGYNDWLMSHPDYKTCIIPVGDGIAVSIKRGE from the coding sequence ATGCTTGACCAAAAGCTTCAAATCTACATGGAAAGCATGATACCCGAACGCCCCCCGGCTATTCAGGAAATGGAAATCTATGCCCGTGAGCATGGAGTTCCGATTATGGAAGCGGCGGGAATGGAAGTATTGCTTCAATTTCTTCGGATTCATTCTCCCCATCGTATACTTGAAATTGGAACTGCCATTGGCTATTCAGCCATCCGCATGGCATCCGCTGTTCCAAAAGCCTCTATTGTCAGTATTGAAAGAGATCAGGAAAGATATGATCAGGCACTTTTACGAATTGAACAGATGGGTCTAAGCAGCAGAATCCGCGTTCATTTTGGTGATGCCCTCGAGCTTTCTGATGCAATACGAAGTGAAGGACCCTACGGCGCTCTTTTTATTGATGCGGCGAAAGGCCAGTATCAGCGCTTTTTTGAACTATATGAGCCGATGCTGACTGAAGGCGGTATGATTATTACCGATAACATCTTATTTAAAGGTCTTGTAGCAGAAGAACAGGACCAGATTGAAAATAAACGCATACGGAGCCTCGTTAAAAAAATAGCGGGCTACAACGACTGGCTTATGTCCCATCCTGATTATAAAACGTGTATCATCCCAGTCGGCGATGGCATTGCCGTGAGCATTAAAAGAGGTGAGTGA
- the mltG gene encoding endolytic transglycosylase MltG, protein MKQKQNKPSIHNTLLEKQEEAKSIRKIVWRIVLVVGIAFAAIAIAGIIYIQNALSPVDPSDESQVKVSIPLGSSVSGIAAELREEGIIKDARVFKYYVKFKNETNFQAGDYLMSKSMTMDDMIQLLKTGKMSENIAIQFTIPEGHQMTQIAAIIENNSEFSKEDVLKKIQDPAFIAAMKKKYPNTLTNEIDKKTAKYKLEGYLYPATYPFSDPKTSLDTILEKMISETDERIKPYLPQMKEKKWSVHYFLTMSSIIEEEATGKVDRKKIASVFFNRLKSGMPLQTDPTVLYALGEHKDRVTYKDLKVSSPYNTYKNKGLPPGPISNSGNMSMEAALKPDNTDYLYFLAAPDGTVYYSRTLKEHNQLKEKHITGPRKGS, encoded by the coding sequence ATGAAGCAAAAACAAAACAAACCATCCATACATAATACACTGCTTGAAAAACAGGAAGAAGCAAAATCAATCCGGAAAATTGTGTGGCGAATTGTCCTTGTGGTCGGGATTGCATTTGCAGCAATCGCTATTGCAGGCATCATATATATTCAGAACGCATTGAGTCCAGTGGATCCTTCTGACGAAAGCCAAGTAAAAGTGTCGATTCCTCTAGGATCATCTGTTTCTGGAATAGCTGCGGAGCTTAGAGAAGAAGGAATCATTAAAGATGCCAGGGTGTTTAAGTATTATGTGAAATTTAAAAATGAAACCAATTTTCAGGCCGGAGATTATTTAATGAGTAAATCCATGACGATGGATGACATGATTCAGCTCCTTAAAACAGGAAAAATGTCAGAAAACATCGCCATACAGTTTACCATACCGGAAGGCCATCAAATGACGCAAATCGCGGCAATCATTGAAAACAACAGTGAATTTTCCAAGGAAGATGTATTAAAGAAAATTCAGGACCCAGCATTCATTGCAGCGATGAAAAAGAAATATCCGAATACCTTGACCAATGAAATTGATAAAAAAACCGCTAAATATAAGCTTGAGGGCTACCTGTATCCAGCGACTTATCCATTCTCGGATCCAAAAACGTCTCTGGACACCATTCTTGAAAAGATGATCAGCGAGACAGATGAAAGGATTAAGCCTTATTTGCCTCAAATGAAAGAGAAAAAATGGAGCGTCCATTATTTCCTTACGATGTCCTCGATCATTGAAGAAGAAGCAACAGGTAAGGTAGACAGAAAGAAGATCGCGAGTGTTTTCTTCAACCGCTTAAAGTCTGGCATGCCTCTGCAGACAGACCCAACGGTTTTGTATGCACTGGGAGAGCATAAAGACCGGGTTACCTATAAAGATTTGAAGGTTTCCTCGCCATATAATACGTATAAAAATAAAGGTCTGCCGCCAGGGCCTATTTCAAACAGCGGGAATATGTCCATGGAAGCGGCACTGAAGCCGGATAACACCGACTATCTGTACTTCCTTGCAGCACCGGATGGTACCGTTTATTATTCCAGAACGCTGAAAGAGCATAACCAGCTGAAGGAAAAGCATATAACCGGTCCCAGAAAAGGATCGTGA
- a CDS encoding DUF1292 domain-containing protein yields the protein MEHGEKQITVVDENGNEQLCEILFTFESDEFKKSYVLYYPISSEDQDEEDVEIHASSFTPSENGEDGELQPIETEEEWDMIEEMMNTFFDNEEEEEN from the coding sequence ATGGAACATGGTGAAAAACAGATTACTGTAGTAGACGAAAACGGAAACGAACAGCTTTGCGAGATCCTTTTTACATTTGAATCAGATGAATTCAAAAAATCTTATGTTCTTTACTACCCAATCAGCAGTGAAGATCAAGACGAAGAAGATGTGGAAATTCATGCATCCAGCTTCACGCCAAGCGAAAATGGCGAAGATGGCGAACTGCAGCCGATTGAAACAGAAGAAGAGTGGGACATGATTGAAGAAATGATGAACACATTCTTCGATAATGAGGAAGAAGAAGAAAACTAA
- the ruvX gene encoding Holliday junction resolvase RuvX, translated as MRVLGLDYGTKTIGVAVSDLMGWTAQGLETVKINEEGGDYGLTRLSEIIKTEEADKIVVGLPKNMNNTIGPRGEACQRFASLLEETFSLPVVLWDERLTTMAAERMLIEADVSRKKRKKVIDKMAAVMILQGYLDSLR; from the coding sequence ATGCGAGTATTAGGTTTGGATTATGGAACGAAAACAATCGGAGTAGCAGTCAGTGATCTTATGGGCTGGACAGCTCAGGGACTCGAAACGGTTAAAATTAATGAAGAAGGCGGAGACTATGGTCTGACGAGGCTTTCTGAAATCATTAAAACGGAAGAGGCGGACAAGATTGTCGTCGGTCTTCCGAAAAATATGAATAACACAATTGGTCCCAGAGGGGAAGCGTGTCAAAGATTCGCTTCCCTGCTGGAAGAGACTTTTTCTCTTCCAGTAGTCCTCTGGGATGAGAGATTAACAACAATGGCTGCAGAACGCATGCTCATTGAAGCAGATGTAAGCAGAAAAAAACGCAAAAAAGTCATTGATAAAATGGCCGCCGTCATGATTCTTCAAGGATATCTTGACAGCCTCCGATAA
- a CDS encoding IreB family regulatory phosphoprotein codes for MSSFDKTMKFNVSDDSVQTDVNEVLFTVHDALKEKGYNPINQIVGYLLSGDPAYIPRHRDARSLIRKLERDELIEELVKSYLQNHREE; via the coding sequence GTGAGCTCATTCGATAAAACAATGAAATTCAACGTTTCGGACGATTCCGTTCAAACAGATGTGAACGAAGTTTTGTTTACGGTACATGATGCACTCAAGGAAAAAGGATACAATCCGATCAATCAGATCGTCGGTTATTTGCTTTCAGGAGATCCGGCTTATATTCCCCGTCACCGTGATGCAAGAAGCTTGATCCGCAAGCTTGAGAGAGACGAGCTGATTGAAGAGCTTGTTAAATCGTACCTGCAAAATCATCGTGAGGAGTAA